A stretch of Desulfotalea psychrophila LSv54 DNA encodes these proteins:
- a CDS encoding hybrid sensor histidine kinase/response regulator codes for MNFISRCVFKNKFPFFHLCLLIAFFLPSLPLLSAFPQKEVHNRQILIIQAGYEGYPWTDSQHKGIQDVFSSVPEPTDLFFEYIDSKRNHGVTYFKNLQKFWEIKYSNQHIDLIITCDNQAYEFFLKNRSALFQDTPLVFAGVNRFDSASLKGKKLITGIVEENDLEATVEIALHLHPRTKKIVFIIPGAQSYRLQWVKDLPARYREEVEQVILTVKELGEIDRELDALGPDIIAILLHNVVSRDGIYMPVQKFVVHLAENRPFPIYALWDSTLGRGIVGGKLVNGELQGREVAKLALKILRGTSVSELPVIEIPNQYMFDWQQLQRFNVDLSDLPAEAVVINRPISFYVQNKRLVQMTLSGISLLLLLVIFLTTALIYLKKAQNKVLLSDEILEQMPEAIVLTDLDGNIEKWLGRAEEIFGYSESECLGRVLAFNQPLELNITEQIEAGLKEKGRFLGEISCLRKDGRAVPIEVTATRVFSRSGIVVGTISILQDITERRRAKEFLRVSEVRFRKMVAKSPMPTILTDQNQDLIFVNDKFTELFGYRLEDIDTEKKWWESAYPDANYRKMVKNIWRIAIKRAVADDRDIEVQEWDLTTRDGRVSRCEFYMVPIEEQSLIVINDISQRIRDASEKNKLEMQLQQAQKMEAIGTLAGGIAHDFNNILAVILGYAELAKDEVPANSVIEKDLDQVIVGGNRAKELVKQILAFSRQEKVERLPMKVQVLLKEAMRMLRPSLPSTIEIQTEIDPLCGFILADPTQVHQIIMNLCTNANHAMDKSGGRLHIELKRISIDEENEHSSLRSGDYVVLVVADTGKGIAPDNIGKIFEPYFTTKEIGKGTGMGLATIHGIIREYGGRIDVVSVPGHGAAFSVYFPVITAVETTENAVIKETPQGSGRILLIDDEELLLTVGKKVLERLGYRVTTKSSSLEALAIFKERPDAFDAIITDQTMPDMFGSDLAQEILKIRADIPIILCTGYSDQFDTDMAHSLGIREFVLKPLTKVTLANLLSGVLGGQQE; via the coding sequence ATGAATTTTATCTCAAGATGTGTTTTTAAAAATAAGTTTCCTTTTTTTCATCTGTGCCTGCTTATAGCCTTTTTCCTGCCCAGCCTGCCTCTTCTATCCGCGTTCCCACAAAAAGAGGTACATAATCGACAAATCCTCATTATTCAAGCTGGTTATGAAGGTTATCCCTGGACAGATTCGCAACATAAGGGGATTCAAGATGTTTTCTCCTCTGTCCCGGAGCCGACCGATTTGTTCTTTGAATATATCGATAGCAAACGAAATCATGGGGTCACCTATTTTAAGAATCTGCAAAAATTCTGGGAAATCAAATACAGCAATCAGCACATCGACCTGATTATTACCTGCGATAATCAGGCATATGAATTTTTTTTGAAAAACAGAAGCGCTCTGTTTCAGGATACCCCTCTGGTTTTTGCTGGGGTAAACAGGTTCGATTCCGCCAGCTTGAAGGGGAAGAAGCTGATCACTGGTATAGTGGAAGAAAACGATCTTGAGGCAACCGTTGAAATTGCCCTTCATCTTCATCCAAGAACAAAAAAGATTGTCTTCATTATCCCCGGTGCTCAGTCGTATCGTTTGCAGTGGGTTAAAGATCTTCCTGCTCGGTATAGAGAAGAGGTAGAACAGGTTATTCTCACCGTAAAAGAACTGGGTGAAATCGACCGAGAGCTTGATGCTCTTGGGCCAGATATTATCGCCATTCTCCTCCACAATGTTGTTAGTAGAGACGGTATCTATATGCCAGTTCAAAAATTTGTTGTCCATCTGGCAGAGAATAGACCCTTTCCCATCTATGCACTTTGGGATAGCACCCTGGGCCGGGGCATTGTTGGCGGTAAATTGGTCAATGGAGAGTTGCAGGGGCGTGAGGTGGCCAAGTTGGCATTAAAGATTTTACGTGGAACCTCTGTTAGTGAACTGCCCGTCATTGAGATTCCAAATCAGTATATGTTCGACTGGCAACAGCTGCAGAGATTCAACGTCGACCTCAGTGACCTGCCTGCGGAGGCAGTTGTCATTAATAGGCCTATCTCCTTTTATGTTCAAAATAAGCGACTGGTGCAGATGACCCTTAGCGGTATTTCTCTTCTCCTCCTTTTGGTTATTTTCCTTACCACAGCCCTTATTTATCTGAAAAAAGCGCAGAATAAGGTGCTTCTCTCCGATGAGATACTGGAACAGATGCCCGAGGCCATTGTCCTTACAGATTTGGATGGAAATATTGAAAAGTGGCTTGGCAGGGCAGAGGAGATCTTTGGCTACTCTGAGAGTGAATGCCTTGGTCGTGTACTTGCCTTTAATCAGCCCTTGGAACTCAACATAACGGAGCAGATAGAGGCGGGTCTTAAAGAGAAAGGCAGGTTTCTGGGTGAGATATCCTGTCTGAGAAAGGATGGCAGAGCTGTTCCCATTGAGGTAACGGCCACAAGAGTTTTTTCCAGATCTGGAATAGTGGTGGGCACCATCAGTATCCTCCAGGATATCACTGAACGAAGGCGGGCCAAGGAGTTCCTGCGGGTAAGTGAGGTCAGGTTTAGAAAGATGGTTGCAAAATCACCCATGCCTACTATCTTAACCGATCAAAATCAGGACCTCATCTTTGTCAACGATAAGTTTACAGAACTCTTTGGCTACAGGCTAGAAGATATCGACACAGAGAAAAAATGGTGGGAGAGTGCCTATCCAGATGCAAATTATCGTAAAATGGTTAAAAATATCTGGCGGATCGCCATCAAGAGGGCAGTTGCTGATGATAGGGATATAGAGGTGCAGGAGTGGGATCTCACCACAAGGGATGGCAGGGTAAGCAGATGTGAATTTTATATGGTGCCCATAGAAGAACAATCTTTGATTGTTATCAATGATATATCCCAACGCATACGCGATGCCAGTGAAAAAAATAAACTTGAAATGCAGTTGCAACAGGCCCAGAAGATGGAGGCCATTGGTACCCTGGCCGGGGGCATTGCCCATGATTTCAATAATATTCTGGCTGTAATCCTTGGTTATGCAGAGCTTGCCAAGGATGAGGTCCCGGCAAACTCGGTTATAGAGAAAGATCTGGATCAGGTTATTGTGGGGGGTAATCGGGCTAAAGAGTTGGTAAAACAAATTCTTGCCTTTAGTCGCCAAGAGAAGGTGGAACGTCTGCCCATGAAGGTGCAGGTCCTTCTTAAAGAGGCAATGAGAATGCTCAGACCTTCCCTCCCCTCTACCATAGAGATTCAGACGGAAATTGATCCTCTCTGTGGTTTTATTCTGGCCGACCCAACCCAGGTGCATCAAATTATAATGAATCTCTGCACCAATGCCAACCACGCCATGGATAAATCGGGGGGGAGACTTCATATTGAGCTGAAGAGAATCTCTATTGACGAGGAAAATGAGCATTCATCTCTTCGATCGGGTGATTATGTTGTCCTGGTTGTAGCCGATACAGGGAAGGGAATAGCCCCCGATAATATTGGCAAAATATTTGAGCCATATTTTACCACTAAAGAGATAGGTAAGGGCACGGGCATGGGGCTTGCCACCATCCATGGGATTATCCGTGAGTATGGCGGGAGAATAGATGTTGTTAGTGTTCCTGGGCACGGCGCTGCTTTTAGTGTGTATTTCCCAGTGATTACTGCAGTTGAAACAACTGAAAATGCGGTGATTAAGGAAACGCCCCAGGGCAGTGGACGAATACTGTTGATAGACGACGAAGAGTTACTGCTTACGGTGGGCAAAAAGGTTCTGGAACGACTTGGTTATAGGGTAACAACAAAGAGCAGCAGCCTGGAGGCCTTGGCCATCTTCAAAGAGAGGCCGGATGCATTCGATGCGATTATTACCGATCAAACCATGCCGGATATGTTTGGTTCAGATCTAGCCCAGGAAATTTTAAAAATTAGAGCCGATATTCCCATTATTCTCTGTACAGGATACAGTGATCAATTTGATACCGATATGGCTCATTCTCTTGGCATTAGAGAATTTGTCCTTAAGCCTCTGACTAAGGTCACCCTCGCTAATCTTCTTTCCGGGGTTCTAGGTGGTCAGCAGGAATGA
- a CDS encoding DUF6691 family protein, which produces MSIVLAIVLGLFFGFVLQKIGAADPQIIIDMLRLKNLHLMKAILLAIGLSSLALFSLLNLGFIDMGNLSVKASYVGVIVGGAIMGLGWAISGFCPGTGLAALGTGRKDALFFVLGGLVGAQLFTLVYAALKGTFLFKSLGGKMTLAATGNNALQTFFPSISAVLVAGAIAIILILIAWKLPEKQGDNF; this is translated from the coding sequence ATGTCTATTGTCCTTGCGATTGTCTTAGGCTTGTTCTTTGGCTTTGTCCTGCAAAAGATAGGTGCGGCAGATCCACAAATTATCATTGATATGTTACGCCTTAAAAACCTTCACCTAATGAAGGCCATTCTCCTTGCCATTGGCCTCAGTAGTTTAGCCTTATTTTCTTTGCTTAATCTTGGCTTTATCGACATGGGAAATCTAAGTGTAAAGGCCTCTTATGTAGGGGTAATTGTTGGTGGTGCCATTATGGGCTTGGGTTGGGCCATTTCTGGATTTTGTCCAGGAACGGGTCTTGCCGCCCTTGGCACTGGCCGCAAAGATGCCCTGTTTTTTGTTTTAGGCGGCCTCGTTGGCGCTCAGCTTTTCACCCTTGTTTACGCGGCACTAAAAGGCACTTTTTTATTTAAAAGTTTAGGTGGCAAAATGACCTTGGCTGCAACGGGTAATAACGCCTTACAAACATTCTTTCCATCAATTTCAGCCGTTCTTGTTGCCGGGGCTATTGCCATTATTCTTATACTGATTGCCTGGAAACTGCCAGAAAAGCAGGGGGATAATTTTTAG
- a CDS encoding ABC transporter substrate binding protein — MNFFLRSILHFFYPCLLIALLWATPSFAAEIQKEPDSRQVLIVQSGYEGYPWTDSQNKGIQDVFSAAPQPTDFFFEYIDTKRNHGKAYLKNLQKFWEIKYRNQQIDLIITCDNQAYEFIIKNRISLFQNIPLVFAGMNKFKPAMLRGKRLVTGVTEENDLEATIDIALRLHPKTKKLVFIIPGAQPYRLQWFKDLPVRYREEVEQIIITARELDEIDRELDSLGPNLVAILLNSVVVRDGIYMSFEKFVIHLATNRPFPLYTLWDNTLGQGIVGGKLIRGELQGRKAAELALKILRGIPVAELPILEKIPNQYMFDWHQLQRFNIDISDLPAEAVVVNRPISFYAQNKRLVQVTLSGIFLLLLLVISLATAVINLKKAQKKVFLSDDILEQMPEAIVLTGMDGNIEKWLGRAEEIFGYSESDCLGRALAFNQSSELNITEQIEAGIEKSSRFLGEIACLRKDGTSVPIEVTSTRAFSRSGIAVGTISILQDISERREAKESLRASEDRFRKMIAKSPMPTMLTNQNYDIAFVNDKFTELFGYRLEDIETGRKWWKSAYPDANYRRRAEEGWRVAIKKMLAGDADMARQEWDLTVKDGSVRRCEFYMVPIEDLSLVIVNDISQRVREASEKNKLELRLRQAQKMEAIGALAGGIAHDFNNILAVILGYAELAKDEIPANSIIGEDLDQVIEGGNRAKELVKQILAFSRQEKVKRLPLQVQVLLKETMRMLRPSLPSTIEIQTEIDPLCGFVLADPTQVHQIIMNLCTNANHAMEKSGGRLDIELKRISVDEGNRHKYSSLVPGDYVVLVVADTGEGIAPHNIGKIFEPYFTTKEIGKGTGMGLATIHGIIREYGGIIDVASDPEHGSVFSVFFPVITTEKVVADTVAQDSPQDRGRILLVDDEKLLLTVIQKVLARLDYRVTTKSSSLEALTIFKESPDAFDAIITDQTMPDMVGSDLAQEILKIRADIPIILCTGYSDQFDADRVHSLGIREFALKPLTKGTLAHLLSRVLGDY, encoded by the coding sequence ATGAATTTTTTTTTAAGAAGTATCCTCCACTTTTTCTATCCTTGCCTGCTCATTGCCCTCTTGTGGGCGACGCCATCATTTGCCGCTGAAATCCAAAAAGAGCCAGATAGCCGTCAGGTTCTTATCGTTCAATCCGGTTATGAAGGTTATCCATGGACAGATTCGCAAAATAAGGGCATTCAAGATGTTTTTTCTGCTGCCCCCCAACCAACCGATTTCTTTTTTGAGTATATTGACACCAAAAGAAATCACGGCAAAGCCTATTTAAAAAATTTACAAAAATTCTGGGAAATTAAATATCGTAACCAGCAAATTGATCTTATTATTACCTGCGATAATCAGGCCTATGAATTTATCATTAAAAATAGAATCTCTCTATTTCAAAATATCCCTCTGGTCTTTGCCGGGATGAATAAATTTAAGCCCGCTATGTTGAGGGGAAAGAGGCTGGTCACGGGGGTCACCGAAGAAAACGATCTTGAGGCAACCATTGACATTGCCCTTCGTCTTCATCCAAAGACTAAAAAGCTTGTCTTTATCATCCCTGGTGCTCAGCCGTATCGTTTGCAGTGGTTTAAAGATCTTCCCGTTCGCTATAGAGAAGAGGTAGAACAGATAATTATCACGGCAAGAGAGCTGGATGAAATTGATCGAGAGCTTGACAGTCTTGGCCCAAACTTGGTCGCCATTCTTCTCAACAGTGTCGTTGTCAGAGACGGCATTTATATGTCCTTTGAAAAATTTGTTATCCATCTGGCAACAAATAGGCCATTTCCCCTCTATACACTCTGGGATAATACCCTAGGCCAGGGTATTGTTGGTGGTAAGTTAATAAGAGGAGAGTTACAGGGACGTAAGGCGGCTGAACTGGCATTGAAGATTTTACGGGGCATCCCTGTCGCGGAATTGCCCATTCTTGAGAAAATTCCAAATCAGTATATGTTTGATTGGCACCAATTACAGAGATTTAACATTGATATAAGTGATCTGCCTGCGGAGGCAGTTGTCGTTAATAGACCTATCTCCTTTTATGCTCAAAATAAGCGATTGGTGCAGGTGACCCTGAGCGGCATTTTTCTTCTCCTCCTTTTGGTTATTTCCCTTGCCACAGCGGTTATTAATCTGAAAAAAGCGCAGAAGAAGGTGTTTCTCTCCGATGATATATTGGAACAGATGCCTGAAGCCATCGTTCTTACAGGTATGGATGGAAATATTGAAAAGTGGCTTGGCAGGGCAGAGGAGATCTTTGGTTACTCTGAGAGTGACTGCCTTGGTCGTGCCCTGGCCTTTAATCAGTCCTCGGAACTTAATATAACGGAGCAGATAGAGGCAGGTATTGAGAAGAGTAGTAGGTTTCTGGGTGAGATAGCCTGTCTGAGAAAGGATGGTACCTCAGTTCCCATTGAGGTAACGTCTACAAGGGCTTTTTCCAGATCTGGAATAGCGGTGGGTACCATTAGTATCCTTCAGGATATCAGCGAACGAAGAGAGGCTAAGGAGTCCCTACGGGCAAGTGAGGACCGGTTTAGAAAGATGATAGCAAAATCACCGATGCCCACCATGCTCACCAATCAAAACTATGACATTGCTTTTGTTAACGATAAATTCACAGAACTCTTTGGCTACAGACTAGAAGATATAGAAACAGGAAGAAAATGGTGGAAGAGCGCCTATCCAGATGCAAATTATCGAAGACGTGCTGAGGAAGGTTGGCGGGTTGCCATAAAAAAAATGCTTGCCGGTGATGCAGATATGGCAAGGCAGGAGTGGGATCTGACCGTAAAGGATGGTAGTGTACGTAGATGTGAATTTTATATGGTGCCCATAGAGGATTTATCACTGGTCATTGTCAATGATATTTCTCAACGCGTACGTGAGGCCAGTGAGAAAAATAAACTTGAATTACGCCTGCGGCAAGCGCAGAAGATGGAGGCTATTGGTGCTCTGGCCGGGGGCATTGCCCATGATTTTAATAATATTCTGGCTGTAATTCTTGGTTATGCAGAGCTTGCCAAAGATGAAATCCCGGCAAACTCGATAATAGGTGAAGATCTGGATCAGGTTATTGAGGGGGGTAATCGGGCTAAAGAGTTGGTAAAACAAATTCTTGCCTTTAGTCGTCAGGAGAAGGTGAAGCGTCTCCCCTTGCAGGTTCAGGTGCTTCTGAAAGAGACAATGAGAATGCTCAGGCCCTCCCTCCCCTCTACCATAGAGATCCAGACGGAAATAGATCCCCTATGTGGCTTTGTCCTGGCCGATCCAACTCAAGTGCATCAAATTATAATGAATCTCTGCACCAATGCCAACCATGCCATGGAAAAATCGGGGGGGAGGCTTGATATTGAGCTGAAGAGAATCTCTGTTGATGAGGGAAACAGGCATAAATACTCATCTCTTGTGCCGGGTGATTATGTTGTCTTGGTTGTCGCCGATACAGGGGAGGGCATAGCCCCCCATAATATTGGTAAAATATTTGAGCCATATTTTACCACTAAAGAGATTGGTAAGGGTACGGGAATGGGGCTTGCCACCATTCATGGGATTATCCGTGAGTATGGCGGGATAATAGATGTTGCAAGTGATCCTGAGCACGGATCTGTCTTTAGTGTGTTTTTTCCAGTAATTACTACAGAGAAAGTAGTTGCTGATACTGTTGCTCAGGATTCTCCTCAGGACAGGGGCAGGATACTTCTGGTGGATGATGAAAAGCTACTGCTTACGGTGATCCAAAAGGTTTTGGCACGACTTGACTATAGGGTAACGACAAAAAGCAGCAGCTTGGAGGCATTGACCATCTTTAAAGAGAGTCCGGATGCATTCGATGCGATTATTACCGATCAAACCATGCCTGACATGGTCGGCTCAGATCTCGCTCAGGAAATTTTAAAAATCAGAGCTGATATTCCCATCATTCTCTGTACAGGATACAGTGATCAATTTGATGCGGACCGGGTTCACTCTCTTGGCATTAGGGAGTTTGCCCTTAAGCCCCTAACCAAGGGCACCCTGGCCCATTTACTCTCCAGAGTGCTCGGCGATTATTAG
- a CDS encoding ATP-binding protein gives MSDIFQVRQELKIGKIIEVSGNNLRIEIDDSLNELIRIVDGQVYPVGQMGSIIKVHFGRKLLFAFVRSLKMRSELIADDNNQPINAADDARILEADLFGQGTWSASNLRLEFSRGVETYPLPLQCAYTCLNDELEAVYKAAESNAQDEAISPMVPIGKYIGGNNAVCRANIDKLFGHHFAILGSTGSGKSATVASILHSVLDHRPNDIVLKPRIVMIDPHGEYASAFGGRAKVYRAYNDSSIANNDAEILKLPYWLMSSDELRSLIIGKTEHEATSQNNIVYEAIAYSRLLEASLIQDVGAEPNGGYEAGRVIGITEEQVLNFDRDKPVPFKLAQFVKHIDKVQGRKAGKQDNLAASSGRDKVENILKKLKVLRSNPQLNFLLEEYDENASPKLQEILAQFVGEAGGKDIRIIDISGLPNEVAGPLTALISRLLFQYKLWQTREEREKDPMLFVCEEAHRYVPNHGEAQYKEAQDAIRRIAKEGRKYGLGLGLISQRPSDVESTVLSQCNSWIVLRLSNSSDQEHVSKFLPDSLNGLTKMLSALTRREAIFVGEAAALPSRIRIRKLSPEQLPDSNDIKFAQGWSNDAINDADLKAIVNRWSNTEDHQAQADS, from the coding sequence ATGAGTGATATTTTTCAGGTGAGACAGGAATTAAAGATTGGAAAAATCATCGAGGTGTCTGGCAATAATTTACGTATAGAAATTGATGATAGTCTTAACGAGTTAATACGTATAGTTGATGGTCAGGTTTATCCTGTAGGTCAAATGGGCAGTATTATTAAAGTTCATTTTGGTAGGAAACTATTGTTTGCTTTTGTTCGATCGCTTAAGATGAGATCAGAATTGATTGCTGATGACAATAATCAGCCAATTAATGCCGCAGATGATGCCCGTATTTTAGAAGCAGATTTGTTTGGCCAAGGAACGTGGTCTGCTAGTAATTTACGTCTAGAATTCTCCCGTGGTGTAGAAACCTACCCTTTACCTTTACAATGTGCTTATACTTGTCTTAACGATGAGTTGGAAGCAGTTTATAAAGCTGCAGAGTCAAACGCTCAAGATGAAGCCATTAGCCCAATGGTTCCAATTGGAAAATATATCGGGGGTAATAATGCTGTTTGCAGAGCAAATATAGATAAATTGTTTGGACATCATTTTGCAATTTTGGGTTCTACAGGATCTGGTAAATCAGCTACTGTTGCATCTATTTTACATTCTGTTTTAGACCACAGGCCTAATGATATCGTGCTAAAACCTAGAATTGTTATGATTGATCCTCATGGCGAATATGCTAGTGCTTTTGGTGGAAGAGCAAAAGTATATCGAGCATATAATGATTCATCTATTGCAAATAATGATGCAGAGATATTGAAATTACCCTATTGGCTTATGTCCAGTGATGAATTGAGATCTTTAATCATCGGGAAAACTGAGCACGAAGCCACATCTCAGAATAATATTGTCTATGAAGCAATTGCTTATTCTAGATTATTGGAAGCTAGTCTAATTCAAGATGTGGGCGCTGAACCAAATGGTGGATATGAAGCTGGTCGGGTTATTGGTATCACTGAAGAACAAGTTTTAAATTTTGATAGAGATAAGCCAGTTCCATTTAAATTAGCTCAGTTCGTAAAACACATAGATAAGGTACAAGGACGTAAGGCTGGGAAACAGGATAACTTGGCTGCATCTTCAGGTCGCGACAAAGTTGAAAACATACTTAAGAAACTTAAAGTCCTTCGTTCGAATCCTCAACTAAATTTCTTGTTGGAGGAATATGATGAGAATGCTTCCCCTAAATTACAGGAAATATTAGCACAGTTCGTAGGTGAAGCAGGCGGAAAAGACATACGTATAATTGACATTTCTGGTCTTCCAAATGAAGTTGCCGGTCCTTTAACAGCATTGATCTCACGCCTTTTGTTTCAATATAAGCTTTGGCAAACAAGAGAAGAGAGAGAAAAAGATCCTATGTTGTTTGTATGCGAAGAAGCCCATCGTTATGTGCCTAATCATGGTGAGGCTCAATATAAGGAGGCTCAAGATGCAATTCGACGTATTGCCAAGGAAGGTCGTAAATATGGATTGGGTTTAGGGCTAATATCTCAAAGGCCTTCTGATGTAGAAAGCACCGTTCTTTCACAGTGTAACTCTTGGATTGTTCTTAGATTGTCTAATTCTAGTGACCAAGAGCATGTATCAAAGTTCTTACCAGATAGTTTAAATGGTTTAACCAAAATGCTATCCGCTCTTACAAGGCGTGAAGCGATTTTTGTAGGTGAGGCAGCGGCACTTCCCAGTAGAATTCGGATTCGAAAATTATCGCCAGAGCAATTACCTGATTCTAACGATATAAAATTTGCCCAAGGCTGGTCTAATGATGCGATCAATGATGCCGATCTGAAGGCCATTGTAAATCGTTGGAGCAATACAGAAGATCATCAAGCGCAAGCAGATAGTTAA
- a CDS encoding cyclase family protein, with translation MYEHDLSLVIDEDHPAYRWAKKQSDSVSALGHIGTHIDCYQHVPEKNDYQVETVVLDCSERMPLPAEIEGLDLSGKALVLFSGNLEKNGYGSPEYGAEKTILPSAVLDLILTKSPAFILIDSYGIGAHGEEHISFDKRCEAEKCFVIENVLLTASIVFSLTRLKIQFNRAFAATAIPCKLRASTAYL, from the coding sequence ATGTACGAACACGATTTAAGTCTTGTAATTGATGAGGATCATCCCGCCTACAGGTGGGCTAAAAAACAGTCAGACTCAGTCTCTGCCCTAGGTCACATCGGCACCCATATTGATTGTTACCAACATGTTCCCGAAAAAAATGACTACCAGGTAGAGACCGTGGTTTTGGACTGTTCTGAGAGAATGCCCTTGCCAGCAGAGATAGAGGGTCTGGACTTATCAGGGAAGGCCCTTGTTTTGTTCAGCGGCAACCTGGAAAAAAATGGTTACGGTTCACCGGAATATGGCGCCGAGAAGACGATTTTGCCAAGTGCTGTTCTTGATCTCATTCTGACAAAATCGCCAGCATTTATCCTTATAGATAGCTATGGCATCGGTGCTCACGGTGAAGAGCATATCTCCTTTGATAAGAGATGTGAGGCAGAGAAATGTTTTGTTATTGAAAACGTTTTATTAACTGCTAGCATAGTCTTCTCTCTTACTCGCCTGAAAATACAATTTAACAGGGCGTTTGCAGCTACGGCAATACCATGTAAGCTGAGGGCCAGTACAGCATATCTCTAA
- a CDS encoding aspartate/glutamate racemase family protein, which yields MKTIGMLGGMSWESTASYYKAINEGVKAELGGLHSAKICLYSVNFDEIEKLQHEGNWQETAVILANAAQLVEAGGADFLLICTNTMHKVAPEIEAEISIPLLHIADATANKLLADGIKKVGLLGTRFTMEEDFYKSRLVDKFGIEVVVPDTDDRTIVHNIIYDELCRGIINPQSREQYISIVSGLHEQGAEAVILGCTEIALLIQQVHTPVPLYDTTEIHAAQAVQLAISAEMVV from the coding sequence ATGAAAACAATTGGAATGTTAGGTGGGATGAGCTGGGAATCCACCGCCAGCTATTATAAGGCAATTAATGAGGGCGTTAAGGCTGAGCTTGGCGGTTTGCACTCCGCAAAAATCTGTCTGTACAGCGTAAATTTCGACGAAATTGAAAAGCTCCAGCATGAGGGTAACTGGCAGGAAACGGCAGTGATCCTAGCCAATGCAGCTCAATTGGTTGAGGCCGGCGGTGCCGATTTTTTACTGATCTGTACCAATACCATGCATAAGGTGGCTCCAGAAATTGAGGCGGAAATTTCCATTCCCCTTCTCCACATTGCCGATGCTACTGCCAATAAATTGCTAGCCGATGGCATTAAAAAGGTGGGCTTGCTTGGTACCCGCTTTACCATGGAAGAGGATTTCTATAAGAGTCGTCTCGTCGATAAATTTGGTATTGAGGTGGTTGTTCCTGACACCGATGACCGGACTATTGTTCACAACATAATTTATGATGAGCTGTGTCGAGGCATTATCAATCCTCAGTCGAGAGAGCAGTATATAAGTATCGTAAGTGGATTGCATGAACAGGGTGCTGAGGCCGTAATCTTAGGCTGTACTGAAATAGCCCTGCTTATCCAACAGGTACACACCCCCGTACCACTGTATGATACGACCGAAATTCATGCTGCTCAGGCTGTTCAATTGGCAATATCTGCTGAGATGGTGGTATAA